One Anopheles marshallii chromosome 3, idAnoMarsDA_429_01, whole genome shotgun sequence genomic region harbors:
- the LOC128711589 gene encoding protein zer-1 homolog, whose translation MLGRVRLKENGIMDEELPTLLETTIRFLAKNLHVICNTDPVTHQLELKDDVVVPNEICDRFLRYQQDCGQDINDRFIQIFRDTEKTPLRHVSLRNSTITNEGMRILLRHQLNSLSMWYCNKITTASWNILIEHCRQLRSLELGRFVDMLKHSEPNEKTPIDFQLLLPRLQRLKLNGVVLQPTIQFSHLTELSHLDLTACIFAEFSLKALVDLPNLRTLILFNVWPLEHEFPTLCKLKNLETLDLSVSRANVDGNYLTPNKLLANLVENLPKLRHLDISGTNLAGDGVAERAGSCTGNSSDIPGLVSRVDRPLDFLGIYYTSHSACKWHDIPALRVAGEATEEQILVAAVAYQDRHELLTKVLNDLYHLLRFETCKQIHKALDVVLSAMDKHIRVKNIQISGSATLFYIVKGREKMKFGVPLKNHIIHTLLNGMSTHLTDDTMMRNGCLTLCQFNIPLDVMFEYERLVHILLHGVSYREQEGFVQRIAIYLLNSLACQVDGSQKLFLGDLGAISTMLNLINDRLSRRVFDDVMEVAWSTMWNVTDETAKNCERFLDGRGMEYFLGCLKLFPDRDELLRNMMGLLGNVAEVKELRPRLMTAEFITEFSDLLDSSSDGIEVSYNAAGVLAHIASDGADAWTITRPTRYSVLVRMVEAIERWDLSAERNINYRSFEPILGLIRCYHTPQCQHWAIWALANLTKVYPTKYCRVVEQEHGIELLQELIEHPQPYPRLKELAQIVLTHCRNLSEPMSGTATTGGINNTDPNVMELDG comes from the exons ATTCCTCCGCTATCAGCAGGACTGCGGGCAGGACATCAACGATCGCTTCATACAGATATTCCGCGACACGGAGAAAACACCGCTGCGTCATGTTAGCCTGCGCAACAGCACCATCACGAACGAGGGCATGCGCATACTGTTGCGACACCAGCTCAACTCGCTGTCGATGTGGTACTGCAACAAGATCACGACCGCCTCCTGGAACATCCTGATCGAGCACTGTCGGCAGCTACGTTCGCTCGAGCTCGGCCGGTTCGTCGATATGCTGAAGCATAGCGAACCGAACGAAAAGACCCCGATCGACTTTCAGCTGCTGTTGCCCCGTCTGCAGCGTCTCAAGCTGAACGGGGTCGTGCTGCAGCCAACGATCCAGTTCAGCCATCTGACCGAGCTGAGCCATCTCGATCTGACCGCGTGCATCTTCGCCGAGTTCAGCCTGAAGGCGCTGGTCGACCTGCCGAACCTGCGCACACTCATCCTGTTCAATGTGTGGCCGCTGGAGCACGAGTTTCCGACGCTGTGCAAGCTGAAAAATCTGGAAACGCTCGACCTGTCCGTGTCACGCGCGAACGTCGATGGAAACTATCTAACGCCTAACAAA TTGCTAGCAAACTTAGTTGAAAATCTACCAAAACTGCGACATTTGGACATCTCCGGTACGAACCTAGCCGGTGATGGTGTGGCCGAACGGGCCGGCTCTTGCACGGGCAACAGCTCGGACATCCCGGGGCTGGTTAGTCGGGTGGATCGACCGTTGGATTTTCTCGGCATCTACTATACCTCTCATTCGGCGTGCAAATGGCACGACATTCCGGCGCTGAGG GTCGCCGGTGAGGCAACGGAAGAACAGATCTTGGTAGCTGCCGTGGCCTATCAGGACCGGCACGAACTGCTGACGAAGGTACTGAACGACCTGTACCATCTGTTACGGTTTGAAACGTGCAAACAAATCCACAAAGCGTTGGACGTAGTTCTGTCGGCAATGGATAAGCACATACGCGTAAAGAATATTCAGATCAGTGGCAG TGCCACCTTATTCTACATCGTaaaaggaagggaaaaaatgaagtttGGCGTACCGTTGAAGAACCACATCATTCACACACTGCTGAACGGCATGTCCACACACCTGACGGATGATACAATGATGCGGAATGGTTGTTTAACGTTGTGCCAGTTCAACATACCGCTCGATGTG ATGTTTGAATACGAGCGGCTGGTTCACATACTTTTGCACGGCGTATCGTACCGAGAGCAGGAAGGATTCGTGCAGCGCATCGCAATCTATCTGCTAAACTCACTAGCCTGCCAGGTGGACGGCAGCCAGAAGCTGTTTTTGGGCGATCTCGGTGCTATAtcg ACGATGTTGAATTTGATCAACGACCGATTATCGAGGCGTGTCTTTGACGACGTAATGGAGGTGGCCTGGTCGACGATGTGGAACGTAACCGACGAGACGGCCAAGAACTGTGAACGGTTTCTGGACGGTCGCGGCATGGAATATTTCCTCGGCTGTTTAAAG CTATTCCCCGATCGGGATGAGCTGCTGCGCAACATGATGGGTTTGCTTGGTAATGTGGCGGAAGTGAAGGAGCTACGGCCACGCCTGATGACGGCCGAGTTTATAACCGAATTTTCCGATTTGCTCGATTCGTCCAGCGATGGCATTGAG GTCAGCTATAATGCCGCTGGCGTGTTGGCCCATATTGCCTCGGATGGTGCGGATGCCTGGACGATAACGCGACCGACACGGTACAGCGTGTTGGTGCGCATGGTGGAAGCTATCGAGCGATGGGATCTGTCCGCCGAGCGTAACATCAACTATCGCAGCTTCGAGCCAATTCTTGGGCTGATTCGCTGCTACCACACGCCACAGTGTCAACATTGGGCCATTTGGGCACTAGCGAATCTAACCAAA GTCTACCCGACCAAGTACTGCCGGGTGGTGGAGCAGGAGCATGGTATAGAGTTGCTGCAGGAGCTGATCGAACATCCGCAGCCGTATCCGCGCCTCAAGGAGCTAGCCCAGATTGTGCTAACGCACTGTCGGAACCTTAGCGAACCGATGAGCGGGACGGCAACGACCGGTGGCATCAACAACACGGACCCGAACGTAATGGAGCTGGACGGCTAA